A region of Burkholderiales bacterium JOSHI_001 DNA encodes the following proteins:
- a CDS encoding ABC-type sugar transport system, periplasmic component (PFAM: Bacterial extracellular solute-binding protein): protein MKPPITLATLVATALAATLSLPAAAQTEIQWWHSMTAVNGEWVNDLAKQFNESQKDYKVVPTYKGSYDESMTAAIAAFRAGNAPHILQVFEVGTATMMASKGAVVPVGQVMKDAGYKFDASAYVPAVAGYYTAPNGQMLSFPFNSSTTVFYINRDAFKAAGLDASKPPTTWPEVALAAAKLKASGHKCPFTTAWQGWTQLESFSAWHNVELATQRNGLGGLNARLVNNSPLHVRHIENLGNMAKQGLFVYKGRGNVPEASFVSGECAMITTSSGFYGNVKKNAKFAFALATLPYYPDVPGAPQNTVIGGASLWVLSGKKPAEYKGVATFFNFLSNAETQSASHKRTGYLPITLAAYQLTEKSGFYKDNPGTDTAVNQMIRKVTDKSRGIRLGNYVQIRTIEDEELEQVWGGKKTAKEALDAVVQRGNELLERFEKANK from the coding sequence ATGAAGCCCCCCATCACCTTGGCCACCCTGGTCGCCACCGCCCTGGCCGCCACCCTGTCCCTGCCCGCCGCGGCGCAGACCGAAATCCAGTGGTGGCATTCCATGACCGCCGTCAATGGCGAATGGGTGAACGACCTGGCCAAGCAGTTCAACGAAAGCCAGAAAGACTACAAGGTGGTGCCCACCTACAAGGGTAGCTACGACGAAAGCATGACGGCGGCCATCGCGGCCTTCCGCGCCGGCAATGCGCCGCACATCCTGCAGGTGTTCGAGGTGGGCACCGCCACCATGATGGCCAGCAAGGGCGCCGTGGTGCCGGTGGGCCAGGTGATGAAGGACGCCGGCTACAAGTTCGACGCCTCCGCCTACGTGCCGGCGGTGGCGGGTTATTACACCGCGCCCAACGGGCAGATGCTGAGCTTCCCGTTCAACAGCTCCACCACCGTGTTCTACATCAACCGCGACGCCTTCAAGGCCGCAGGCCTGGACGCCAGCAAGCCGCCCACCACCTGGCCCGAAGTGGCCCTGGCCGCCGCCAAGCTGAAAGCCAGCGGCCACAAATGCCCCTTCACCACCGCCTGGCAGGGCTGGACCCAGCTGGAAAGCTTCTCGGCCTGGCACAACGTGGAACTGGCCACGCAGCGCAACGGCCTGGGCGGGCTGAACGCGCGCCTGGTGAACAACTCGCCGCTGCACGTGCGGCACATTGAAAACCTGGGCAACATGGCCAAGCAGGGCCTGTTCGTCTACAAGGGCCGCGGCAACGTGCCCGAGGCCAGCTTCGTGTCGGGCGAATGCGCCATGATCACCACCAGCTCGGGCTTCTACGGCAATGTGAAAAAGAATGCCAAGTTCGCCTTCGCGCTGGCCACCCTGCCCTACTACCCCGACGTGCCCGGCGCGCCGCAGAACACCGTCATCGGCGGCGCCAGCCTGTGGGTGCTGTCCGGCAAGAAGCCGGCCGAATACAAGGGCGTGGCCACCTTCTTCAACTTCCTGTCCAACGCCGAAACCCAAAGCGCCAGCCACAAGCGCACCGGCTACCTGCCCATCACCCTGGCAGCCTACCAGCTGACCGAGAAGAGCGGCTTCTACAAGGACAACCCCGGCACCGACACCGCGGTGAACCAGATGATCCGCAAGGTCACCGACAAGTCGCGCGGCATCCGCCTGGGCAACTACGTCCAGATCCGCACCATCGAAGACGAAGAGCTGGAACAGGTGTGGGGCGGCAAGAAGACGGCCAAGGAAGCGCTGGATGCCGTCGTGCAGCGGGGCAACGAACTGCTGGAACGTTTCGAGAAGGCCAACAAGTAA
- a CDS encoding Fe-S oxidoreductase (PFAM: Cysteine-rich domain; FAD binding domain; Protein of unknown function (DUF3683); Domain of unknown function (DUF3400); FAD linked oxidases, C-terminal domain) produces MNAPHPLATLAATAASAGSGEPDAGAPRLREIPYNYTSFSDREIVQRLLGERAWTLLERLRAERRTGRSARMLYEVLGDIWVVQRNPYLEDDLLDNRQRRQMLIDALEHRLSEVEKRRSPDADRERDALVGELLTMARAAVQRFATRFMDVWDLRQAARKALSRHTAKDNIKFDGLSRVSHVTDATDWRVEYPFVVLTPDTEAEMAGLVAACIELKLTIIPRGGGTGYTGGAIPLTWKSAVINTEKLEKMSAVEMVQLPGLAHPVATVFSEAGVVTQRVADVAEAAGFVFAVDPTSAEASCVGGNIAMNAGGKKAVLWGTALDNLASWRMVTPDGDWLEVARLDHNLGKIHDVEEARFELCWYDPSGKNLKRTEVLRIPGRVFRKEGLGKDVTDKFLAGLPGIQKEGCDGLITSARWVVHRMPGHVRTVCLEFFGNPKDAVPSIVEIKDFMFAEAKKPQGAILAGLEHLDDRYLKAVGYTTKSKRGDLPKMILVGDIVGDDENAVARATSEVVRIANSRAGEGFVAVNADARKKFWADRKRTAAISRHTNAFKINEDVVIPLPRMGEYTLGIERINIELSLRNKLQLLDRLEAFFSAGSLPLGKADDSTEMPSAELLNERVGQALDEIGSVRAQWQHWLNHLDEPGEGEGGHRLFDQLQDHSLRASWKTQVLKPLQALFAGAAFAPLLERCREIHKEVLHGRVWVALHMHAGDGNVHTNIPVNSDDYAMLQTAHEAVARIMVLARSLDGVISGEHGIGITKLEFLTEAETAPFAAYKARIDPEGRFNKGKLLRGNALKGLGEDVRAADLHNAYTPSFGLMGHESLIMQQSDIGAIADSVKDCLRCGKCKPVCATHVPRANLLYSPRNKILATSLLVEAFLYEEQTRRGVSLAHWEEFEDVADHCTVCHKCLSPCPVKIDFGDVSMNMRNLLRKMGQKTWRPGNAAAMLMLNATSPQTIKLARAAMVGVGFKVQRLANDVMKLAARAQTNAPPASVGAAPIKEQVVHFINKKLPGGLPTRTARALLDIEDKAYVPIIRDPKGTTVDSEAVFYFPGCGSERLFSQVGLATQAMLWKAGVQTVLPPGYLCCGYPQRGSGQFEKAEKIITDNRVLFHRVANTLNYLDIKTVVVSCGTCYDQLQGYKFEDIFPGCRIIDIHEFLLEKGITLGEAGPFLYHDPCHSPMKQQDPMKTVKALVGAAVTKSERCCGESGTLGVTRPDIATQVRFRKEEELRQAETQLRASGAVGAKDNIKILTSCPSCLQGLNRYQDDLGHGLLEADYIVVEMARRILGENWLPDYVAMANSGGIERVLV; encoded by the coding sequence ATGAACGCACCGCATCCACTAGCTACCCTGGCCGCCACGGCCGCTTCGGCCGGTTCCGGCGAACCCGACGCCGGCGCCCCGCGCCTGCGCGAGATCCCCTACAACTACACGTCCTTCTCCGACCGCGAGATCGTGCAGCGCCTGCTGGGCGAGCGCGCCTGGACCCTGCTGGAACGACTGCGTGCCGAACGCCGCACCGGCCGCAGCGCCCGCATGCTGTACGAAGTGTTGGGCGACATCTGGGTGGTGCAGCGCAACCCCTACCTGGAAGACGACCTGCTGGACAACCGCCAGCGCCGCCAGATGCTGATCGACGCGCTGGAGCACAGGCTGTCGGAAGTGGAAAAGCGCCGCAGCCCGGACGCTGACCGGGAACGCGACGCGCTGGTGGGCGAACTGCTCACCATGGCGCGTGCCGCGGTGCAGCGTTTTGCCACCCGCTTCATGGACGTGTGGGACCTGCGCCAGGCCGCACGCAAGGCCCTGTCGCGCCACACCGCCAAGGACAACATCAAGTTCGATGGCCTGTCGCGCGTGTCCCACGTGACCGACGCCACCGACTGGCGCGTGGAATACCCCTTCGTCGTGCTCACGCCCGACACCGAAGCCGAGATGGCCGGCCTGGTGGCCGCCTGCATCGAGCTGAAGCTGACCATCATCCCGCGTGGCGGCGGCACCGGCTACACCGGTGGCGCCATCCCGCTGACCTGGAAGAGCGCCGTCATCAACACCGAAAAGCTCGAGAAGATGAGCGCGGTGGAAATGGTGCAGCTGCCAGGCCTGGCGCACCCGGTGGCCACGGTGTTTTCCGAAGCCGGCGTGGTGACCCAGCGCGTGGCCGACGTGGCCGAGGCCGCCGGATTTGTGTTCGCGGTGGACCCCACCAGCGCCGAAGCCAGCTGCGTGGGCGGCAACATCGCCATGAACGCCGGCGGCAAGAAGGCTGTGCTGTGGGGCACCGCGCTGGACAACCTGGCGTCCTGGCGCATGGTCACGCCCGACGGCGACTGGCTGGAAGTGGCGCGCCTGGACCACAACCTGGGCAAGATCCACGACGTGGAAGAAGCCCGCTTCGAACTCTGCTGGTACGACCCCAGCGGCAAGAACCTGAAGCGCACCGAGGTGCTGCGCATCCCCGGCCGGGTCTTCCGCAAGGAAGGCCTGGGCAAGGACGTCACCGACAAGTTCCTGGCCGGCCTGCCCGGCATCCAGAAAGAAGGCTGCGACGGCCTGATCACGTCCGCGCGCTGGGTGGTGCACCGCATGCCGGGGCATGTGCGCACGGTGTGCCTGGAATTCTTCGGCAACCCCAAGGACGCAGTGCCCTCGATCGTGGAGATCAAGGACTTCATGTTTGCCGAGGCCAAGAAGCCCCAGGGCGCCATCCTGGCCGGCCTGGAGCACCTGGACGACCGCTACCTGAAGGCCGTGGGCTACACCACCAAGAGCAAGCGCGGTGACCTGCCGAAGATGATCCTGGTGGGCGACATCGTCGGCGACGACGAAAACGCCGTGGCGCGCGCCACCAGCGAGGTGGTGCGCATCGCCAACAGCCGCGCCGGTGAAGGCTTCGTGGCGGTGAACGCCGACGCGCGCAAGAAGTTCTGGGCCGACCGCAAGCGCACCGCGGCCATCAGCCGCCACACCAACGCCTTCAAGATCAATGAAGACGTGGTGATCCCGCTGCCGCGCATGGGTGAATACACGCTTGGCATCGAGCGCATCAACATCGAACTCAGCCTGCGCAACAAGCTGCAGCTGCTGGACCGCCTGGAAGCTTTCTTCAGCGCCGGCTCGCTGCCCCTGGGCAAGGCCGACGACAGCACCGAGATGCCCAGCGCCGAGTTGCTGAACGAACGCGTGGGCCAGGCGCTGGATGAAATCGGCAGCGTGCGGGCCCAGTGGCAGCACTGGCTGAACCACCTGGACGAGCCCGGCGAGGGCGAAGGCGGGCACCGCCTGTTCGACCAGTTGCAGGACCATTCCCTGCGCGCGAGCTGGAAGACCCAGGTCTTGAAACCATTGCAGGCCCTGTTCGCCGGCGCGGCCTTTGCGCCGCTGCTGGAACGCTGCAGGGAGATTCACAAGGAAGTGCTGCACGGCCGGGTGTGGGTGGCGCTGCACATGCATGCCGGCGACGGCAATGTGCACACCAACATCCCGGTGAACAGCGACGACTACGCCATGCTGCAGACCGCCCACGAAGCGGTGGCCCGCATCATGGTGCTGGCGCGCAGCCTGGACGGGGTGATCTCCGGCGAGCACGGCATCGGCATCACCAAGCTGGAATTCCTGACCGAGGCCGAGACCGCGCCGTTTGCGGCCTACAAGGCCCGCATCGATCCTGAAGGCCGTTTCAACAAGGGCAAGCTGCTGCGCGGCAATGCGCTCAAGGGCCTGGGCGAGGACGTGCGAGCCGCCGACCTGCACAACGCCTACACGCCCAGCTTCGGCCTGATGGGGCACGAGTCGTTGATCATGCAGCAAAGCGACATCGGCGCCATTGCCGACAGCGTCAAGGACTGCCTGCGCTGCGGCAAGTGCAAGCCGGTGTGCGCCACCCACGTGCCGCGCGCCAACCTGCTGTACAGCCCGCGCAACAAGATCCTGGCGACGTCGCTGCTGGTGGAAGCCTTCCTCTATGAAGAACAAACCCGGCGCGGCGTCAGCCTGGCGCACTGGGAGGAGTTCGAGGACGTGGCCGACCACTGCACGGTCTGCCACAAGTGCCTGTCGCCCTGCCCGGTGAAGATCGACTTTGGCGACGTGTCCATGAACATGCGCAACCTGTTGCGCAAGATGGGCCAGAAGACCTGGCGCCCCGGCAACGCCGCGGCCATGCTGATGCTCAACGCCACCAGCCCGCAGACCATCAAGCTGGCGCGTGCGGCCATGGTGGGCGTGGGCTTCAAGGTGCAGCGCCTGGCCAACGACGTGATGAAGCTGGCCGCCCGGGCGCAGACGAATGCACCGCCGGCTTCGGTGGGGGCCGCTCCCATCAAGGAGCAGGTCGTTCACTTCATCAACAAGAAGCTTCCCGGGGGACTGCCCACGCGCACCGCGCGGGCCCTGCTGGACATTGAGGACAAGGCCTACGTGCCCATCATCCGCGACCCGAAAGGCACCACGGTGGACAGCGAGGCGGTGTTCTATTTCCCCGGCTGCGGCAGTGAACGCCTGTTCAGCCAGGTGGGCCTGGCCACGCAGGCCATGCTGTGGAAGGCCGGGGTGCAGACGGTGCTGCCGCCGGGTTACCTGTGCTGCGGCTACCCGCAGCGCGGCAGCGGGCAGTTCGAGAAGGCCGAGAAGATCATCACCGACAACCGGGTGCTGTTCCACCGCGTGGCCAACACGCTGAACTACCTGGACATCAAGACGGTGGTGGTGAGCTGCGGCACCTGCTACGACCAGCTGCAGGGCTACAAGTTCGAGGACATCTTCCCCGGCTGCCGCATCATCGACATCCACGAGTTCCTGTTGGAAAAGGGCATCACCCTGGGTGAAGCCGGTCCCTTCCTGTACCACGACCCCTGCCACAGCCCGATGAAGCAGCAGGACCCGATGAAGACCGTGAAGGCCCTGGTGGGTGCGGCCGTGACCAAGAGCGAGCGCTGCTGCGGCGAAAGCGGCACCCTGGGCGTCACCCGGCCGGACATCGCCACCCAGGTGCGCTTTCGCAAGGAAGAAGAACTGCGCCAGGCCGAAACCCAGCTGCGCGCCAGCGGGGCGGTGGGCGCCAAGGACAACATCAAGATCCTGACCAGCTGCCCCAGCTGCCTGCAGGGCCTGAACCGCTACCAGGACGACTTGGGGCATGGCCTGCTGGAGGCCGACTACATCGTGGTGGAAATGGCGCGCCGCATCCTGGGGGAAAACTGGCTGCCCGACTATGTGGCCATGGCCAACTCGGGGGGCATCGAGCGGGTGCTGGTCTGA
- a CDS encoding diguanylate cyclase (GGDEF) domain-containing protein (PFAM: EAL domain; GGDEF domain~TIGRFAM: diguanylate cyclase (GGDEF) domain) → MTSPLLFNSHSPWVSISAIGLGSVLLWLGAALAELWRKPVQALPRRQSELVLAAAVLLLATGLWWPGQAMLHDTRFPASREARSAVAWLLALLPPILALGLAQVSKRCSNGVLALATGASGLLSALWVAVAHPGAFGAGDMAGLGGSLALGLAISGFLTLLLVPRRWPLETRHLRPLAAMGTAFSVAAVAAASVPPPGDWGFGNWAPSLMLATLAGLGWAWRATLRVAPPPPPEPVKQRDPKAEMAAQAPPMDSLTQLPTRQFFEQRLIRATIQCDAEKSRLALLFVDLDGFKPVNDTFGHSLGDQVLEMVGERLKKMAGTTNVVARIGGDEFLLLVTGNPTVESVGDLATVLIENINRPYTVENREVLISCSVGVAFYPDNGAHGKLIARADAAMYAAKRAGGSCYAFYTSAMDADAREQFDLLRDLRKALELNQLELFYQPKIDATTGKVTAVEALLRWKHPARGVVPPSIFIPVAERFGVIGALGNWVIEESCRQARVWRESGLRMRVAINLSALQMRQDDIVERIQGALARNSIHPSLFTCEITESVAMEDTKATQAAVRRLGEAGVHLSIDDFGTGYSSLAYLRKLPAEELKIDHSFVQDVERSADARSVVDAVVKLAHALGLRVVAEGVENERQQQILVEMGCDELQGYMFAKPMSASALLLWAMDDKHRAVSFSPSLFGETIPEEHL, encoded by the coding sequence ATGACGTCGCCGCTCCTCTTCAACAGCCACAGCCCCTGGGTTTCGATCAGCGCGATCGGCCTGGGCAGCGTGCTGCTGTGGCTGGGCGCGGCCCTGGCCGAGCTGTGGCGCAAGCCGGTGCAGGCGCTGCCGCGCCGGCAGTCCGAACTGGTGCTGGCCGCGGCCGTGCTGCTGCTGGCCACCGGCCTGTGGTGGCCCGGCCAGGCCATGCTGCACGACACCCGTTTCCCCGCCTCGCGTGAAGCCCGCTCGGCCGTGGCCTGGCTGCTGGCGCTGCTGCCGCCCATCCTGGCGCTGGGCCTGGCCCAGGTGTCCAAGCGCTGCAGCAACGGGGTGCTGGCGTTGGCCACCGGCGCGTCCGGCCTGCTCAGCGCCCTGTGGGTGGCCGTGGCCCACCCGGGCGCCTTTGGCGCCGGCGACATGGCCGGCCTGGGCGGGTCGCTGGCCCTGGGGCTGGCCATTTCCGGCTTCTTGACCCTGCTGCTGGTGCCGCGCCGCTGGCCGCTGGAAACCCGCCATCTGCGCCCGCTGGCCGCCATGGGAACCGCCTTCTCGGTGGCCGCCGTGGCCGCGGCGTCGGTGCCGCCCCCGGGGGACTGGGGTTTCGGCAACTGGGCCCCCAGCCTGATGCTGGCCACCCTGGCCGGGCTGGGCTGGGCCTGGCGCGCCACCCTGCGCGTGGCCCCGCCGCCACCGCCCGAACCGGTGAAACAACGTGATCCCAAGGCGGAAATGGCTGCCCAGGCGCCGCCCATGGACAGCCTGACGCAACTGCCCACGCGCCAGTTCTTCGAGCAGCGCCTCATTCGCGCCACCATCCAGTGCGACGCCGAGAAAAGCCGCCTGGCCCTGTTGTTCGTGGACCTGGACGGCTTCAAGCCGGTGAACGACACCTTCGGCCACAGCCTGGGTGACCAGGTGCTGGAAATGGTGGGCGAACGGCTGAAGAAGATGGCCGGCACCACCAACGTGGTGGCGCGCATCGGCGGCGACGAATTCCTGCTGCTGGTGACCGGCAACCCCACGGTGGAAAGCGTGGGCGACCTGGCCACGGTGCTGATCGAGAACATCAACCGCCCCTACACGGTGGAAAACCGCGAGGTGCTGATCAGCTGCTCGGTGGGCGTGGCCTTCTACCCGGACAACGGCGCGCACGGCAAGCTGATTGCCCGCGCCGACGCCGCCATGTACGCCGCCAAACGCGCCGGCGGCAGCTGCTACGCCTTCTACACCAGCGCCATGGACGCCGATGCGCGCGAGCAGTTCGACCTGCTGCGCGACCTGCGCAAGGCGCTTGAATTGAACCAGCTGGAACTGTTCTACCAGCCCAAGATCGACGCCACCACCGGCAAGGTCACCGCCGTGGAAGCGCTGCTGCGCTGGAAGCACCCGGCGCGCGGCGTGGTGCCGCCCAGCATCTTCATCCCGGTGGCCGAGCGTTTTGGCGTGATCGGCGCGCTGGGCAACTGGGTGATCGAAGAATCGTGCCGCCAGGCGCGGGTGTGGCGCGAATCGGGCCTGCGCATGCGCGTGGCCATCAACCTGAGTGCGCTGCAGATGCGCCAGGACGATATCGTGGAACGCATCCAGGGCGCGCTGGCACGCAACAGCATCCACCCATCGCTGTTCACCTGCGAGATCACCGAAAGCGTGGCCATGGAGGACACCAAGGCCACGCAGGCCGCCGTGCGCCGCCTGGGCGAAGCCGGCGTGCACCTGAGCATTGACGACTTCGGCACCGGGTACTCCAGCCTGGCCTACCTGCGCAAGCTGCCGGCCGAAGAGCTGAAGATCGACCACAGCTTCGTGCAGGACGTGGAACGCAGCGCCGACGCGCGTTCGGTGGTGGACGCGGTGGTGAAACTGGCGCACGCACTGGGCCTGCGCGTGGTGGCCGAAGGCGTGGAGAACGAGCGCCAGCAGCAGATCCTGGTGGAGATGGGCTGCGACGAACTGCAGGGCTATATGTTCGCCAAGCCCATGAGCGCCAGCGCCCTGCTGCTGTGGGCCATGGACGACAAGCACCGGGCGGTGTCGTTCAGCCCTTCGCTGTTTGGCGAAACCATTCCGGAAGAGCACCTCTGA
- a CDS encoding hypothetical protein (PFAM: Protein of unknown function (DUF971)) codes for MATQQTSVPSPTAITLHQASRVLEVAFSDGAQWRIPFELMRVYSPSAEVQGHGPGQEVLQTGKRLVEIQALAPVGHYAVQPVFSDGHESGIFTWALLYDLGARQQELMAAYLQRLADAGLDRDAPMVAAAGAGGSCGHSH; via the coding sequence ATGGCCACACAGCAAACGTCCGTCCCATCGCCCACAGCGATCACGCTGCACCAGGCGTCACGCGTCCTGGAAGTCGCCTTCAGCGACGGGGCCCAGTGGCGCATTCCTTTTGAACTGATGCGCGTTTATTCGCCGTCGGCCGAAGTGCAGGGCCATGGTCCCGGGCAGGAGGTGCTGCAGACCGGCAAACGCCTGGTGGAGATCCAGGCCCTGGCACCGGTGGGGCACTACGCGGTGCAACCGGTGTTCAGCGACGGGCATGAAAGCGGCATCTTCACCTGGGCCCTGCTGTATGACCTGGGCGCGCGCCAGCAGGAACTGATGGCGGCCTACCTGCAGCGCCTGGCGGATGCCGGCCTGGACCGCGACGCACCCATGGTGGCCGCGGCAGGGGCCGGCGGCAGTTGCGGCCATTCCCATTGA
- a CDS encoding ubiquinone/menaquinone biosynthesis methyltransferase (PFAM: ubiE/COQ5 methyltransferase family~TIGRFAM: ubiquinone/menaquinone biosynthesis methyltransferases): MANTHFGFQQVDEQVKAHKVRGVFDSVASKYDLMNDLMSMGLHRVWKAYTVAVANLREGDRVLDIAGGTGDLARAFARKVGTRGTVVHTDINEAMLRTGRDRLLDEGLALPTTLCDGEKLPFAEGSFDLVSVAFGLRNMTHKELALAEMCRVLRPGGRLLVLEFSKVAEPLRKPYDWYSLNVLPRLGQWVAGDADSYRYLAESIRMHPDQAALRAMMQAAGFGHVDVHNLTGGVVALHVGIRC, from the coding sequence ATGGCCAACACGCACTTCGGTTTCCAGCAGGTGGACGAACAGGTGAAGGCGCACAAGGTGCGCGGCGTGTTCGACAGCGTGGCGTCCAAGTACGACCTGATGAACGACCTCATGTCGATGGGCTTGCACCGGGTGTGGAAGGCCTACACGGTGGCGGTGGCCAACCTGCGCGAGGGCGACCGCGTGCTGGACATCGCCGGCGGCACCGGCGACCTGGCCCGCGCCTTTGCCCGAAAAGTGGGCACGCGCGGCACCGTGGTGCACACCGACATCAACGAAGCCATGCTGCGCACCGGCCGCGACCGTCTGCTGGACGAGGGCCTCGCCCTGCCCACCACCCTGTGCGACGGCGAAAAGCTGCCCTTTGCCGAAGGCAGTTTCGACCTGGTGAGCGTGGCCTTCGGCCTGCGCAACATGACGCACAAGGAACTGGCCCTGGCCGAGATGTGCCGCGTGCTTCGCCCGGGCGGGCGGCTGCTGGTGCTGGAATTCAGCAAGGTGGCCGAACCCCTGCGCAAGCCCTACGACTGGTACAGCCTGAATGTGCTGCCGCGCTTGGGCCAGTGGGTGGCGGGCGACGCCGACAGCTACCGCTACCTGGCCGAAAGCATCCGCATGCACCCCGACCAGGCCGCGCTCAGGGCCATGATGCAGGCGGCCGGCTTTGGCCACGTGGACGTGCACAACCTCACCGGCGGGGTGGTGGCCTTGCACGTCGGCATCCGCTGCTGA
- a CDS encoding PEP-CTERM putative exosortase interaction domain-containing protein (PFAM: PEP-CTERM motif~TIGRFAM: PEP-CTERM putative exosortase interaction domain), with protein MKKPVLAAFLAMSALGAMAADQTVSFTGANASFASTGPLLSGGDDVLSFDNLAAGLYDVTLTLSSQYTTPLVVTLNSNVVPEVFNLFGVIRFFGLQTSDTSPFTLTLAGSATTPALANYAGTLSVVPVPEPETYAMLLAGLGAMGFMLRRRSKP; from the coding sequence ATGAAAAAGCCTGTTCTCGCCGCTTTCCTTGCCATGTCCGCCCTGGGCGCAATGGCGGCTGACCAGACGGTCAGCTTCACGGGAGCGAATGCCTCGTTCGCCAGCACCGGGCCCTTGCTGTCCGGCGGCGACGATGTCCTGTCCTTCGACAACCTGGCGGCCGGCCTGTACGACGTCACGCTCACCTTGAGCAGCCAGTACACCACGCCCCTGGTCGTCACATTGAACAGCAACGTGGTGCCCGAGGTGTTCAACCTGTTCGGTGTGATCCGCTTCTTCGGTCTGCAAACCTCCGACACCAGCCCGTTCACGCTGACCTTGGCGGGTAGTGCCACCACGCCAGCCCTGGCCAACTACGCCGGCACGCTGTCGGTGGTGCCGGTGCCCGAACCCGAGACCTACGCCATGTTGCTGGCTGGCTTGGGTGCCATGGGCTTCATGCTGCGCCGCCGTTCCAAGCCCTGA
- a CDS encoding peptidyl-prolyl cis-trans isomerase, EpsD family (TIGRFAM: peptidyl-prolyl cis-trans isomerase, EpsD family) codes for MTQTLLTHPVQVLRCPRVVATALAVAATAVLLAGCGGGNKEKGASQTAARVNKEELTVHQINFVLQQQRNIKPEQADAASKQILERLIDQELAVQKGEELKVDRDPRVVQQLEAAKREIIARAYAEKVGEAAPKPTPEELQKYYDDKPALFKDRRVYSIQEIVVEAKPDQVAAVRAKLQASKSVNDFMEGLKADNIRYAGNQAVRAAEQLPLNMLEAFAKLQDGQAMVLPNPAGLQVVFLAGSRSQPVTLEQAKPAIEQFLLNDRKRKLIADDLKAMRAAAKIEYIGKFAEGAPGAAGAASAAAAADAAASGPAAAPAATAAPAAPAASGGLDASAISKGLGIK; via the coding sequence GTGACTCAGACCCTCCTTACCCACCCCGTTCAGGTTTTGCGTTGCCCGCGTGTGGTGGCCACCGCCCTGGCCGTGGCTGCCACGGCCGTGCTGCTGGCTGGCTGCGGCGGCGGCAACAAGGAAAAGGGCGCGTCGCAAACCGCCGCCCGGGTGAACAAGGAAGAGCTCACTGTCCACCAGATCAACTTTGTGCTGCAGCAGCAGCGCAACATCAAGCCCGAACAGGCCGACGCGGCCAGCAAGCAGATCCTGGAGCGCCTGATCGACCAGGAACTGGCGGTGCAGAAGGGGGAAGAGCTCAAGGTGGACCGCGACCCGCGCGTGGTGCAGCAACTGGAAGCCGCCAAGCGCGAAATCATCGCCCGTGCCTACGCTGAAAAGGTCGGCGAAGCCGCGCCCAAGCCCACGCCGGAAGAACTGCAGAAGTACTACGACGACAAGCCCGCGCTGTTCAAGGACCGCCGCGTCTACAGCATCCAGGAAATCGTGGTCGAGGCCAAGCCCGACCAGGTGGCGGCGGTGCGCGCCAAGCTGCAGGCCAGCAAGTCGGTCAACGACTTCATGGAAGGCCTGAAGGCCGACAACATTCGCTACGCCGGCAACCAGGCCGTGCGCGCGGCCGAGCAACTGCCGCTGAACATGCTGGAAGCCTTCGCCAAGTTGCAGGACGGCCAGGCCATGGTGCTGCCCAATCCCGCCGGCCTGCAGGTGGTGTTCCTGGCCGGCAGCCGCAGCCAGCCCGTCACGCTGGAGCAGGCCAAGCCGGCCATCGAGCAGTTCTTGCTGAACGATCGCAAGCGCAAGCTGATTGCAGACGACCTGAAAGCCATGCGCGCCGCGGCCAAGATCGAATACATCGGCAAGTTTGCCGAAGGCGCGCCTGGCGCTGCCGGTGCGGCGTCCGCTGCGGCTGCGGCCGACGCGGCTGCGTCTGGCCCGGCCGCCGCGCCGGCCGCCACCGCAGCGCCAGCGGCGCCTGCGGCGTCGGGCGGCCTGGATGCCAGTGCCATCAGCAAGGGCCTGGGGATCAAGTGA